A segment of the Manihot esculenta cultivar AM560-2 chromosome 13, M.esculenta_v8, whole genome shotgun sequence genome:
ACAATCCATCAAGCTCTCTTTAGCCATCCCTTTCATGTCGAAAGCTTGTGATCGTCTCCACAGGCTCTTACTGTGAGGATTCTCAGTACTGGACAGGCTCAAAGCTCTAGTGGTGTCACTAATGGCTGCTTCTGGGTTTCTAAGCAGCAAGTAACCCTGAGCTCTGTTACTATAAAGAACTATTctttctcttctcatctttagtGGGCATAAATCCAGAGCTTTTGTGTACTTGATGACAGCTTTTTCTATGTAACCAGACCAGAACTTCTTGTTTCCTTCTTGTTTTAATATGCGGACTAAATCTTTCCTCTCTTTCAATTCTTGTTCAGAAATtagttcttctctctttcttcgTTCTACCTTCAACTCCCATATCTCCTTTAAAGCTTCCTCTGCGTTTTGGCTCTTTAAACTCAAGCCCCCATATTTGATCTTATGGTAATCTTGTAACAGTATCTGCGTGATTGCTTCTCCAATTTTGGTTCTTCCATTTAAGCCTCCTAGCTCAACCAAGTCAGCCAGAAAGAAAGCGGCGATGTCTATGACTTTGTGTCTAGTATCTGTGTCTTTGAGCAATAAGATAAGAGAATCTATAGCCATGTACTGCCAATCATCAGAAGACCTTGAAGTGTTGCAGAGACTCACTATCACTTCTTCAATGTTTGCTATAGTTTCTCTTCCAATTTTGGTGTTGCATAAACTTCTTATAAGTCCAATCCCGCCAGGTGATGTTCGATTCTCTAAGCCACCCCACATGCCACACAAATCCTTCAAGAACTGTTTCTTGCAGATGAGATGAAGGGATCTTTCTTTACATGCAAAGCAATTTAGGAGATACAGAGACCAGCACTGTAGCTGGCTAGCCCATTCTTCTGCCTTTCTATTCTCTAACTCTATCCCTCCAAGTCCCCTTGTGAGGAGGTCACTGTGGTATTTGAGTCGCTTGATATCCTTTACACCAAGAAACTCTTTATAGATTGTTTCAAGGCAATTGCTAGCTAACTCTTTGGCCAATTCTACGATCTCCTCTTCACAATCAGCAATGGCTTCGAAGGTACTCTCATGGCTAGTCAGGTGACCTAGTGCTCGGACTGCAACCCTTTGCTCTACCCATGTAATCTTTCTTCTAAGAAGCTCCATTAAAGGCAGAACCACGCCTGAGTTTACTGCTTTCTCTGCAAATTCAGCCTTGTTCATCGTGTAGGAACCAATGATATGAGCTGCATAGTAGGGAATATAGATGTTTTGGTCACTAAGAAGCCATTCTTTGTCTTTGATGCCTCTGTCTATCAGTTTCTGCATGCACTCAAAGATGCCAAGAGACGGGAATTCAGGGTCATCAGGTTGATCCATGGCAATGTTCCAGAGCCCACTCAAGACCAAGACATGTTCTTGGTCATCTCTCAGAGGCATTTCTTTGAAACACTGAGCC
Coding sequences within it:
- the LOC110629726 gene encoding uncharacterized protein LOC110629726, coding for MESEHQNNSLKCSSSQMLPDPTCTNPFCFFCTMNEKNPSLRKAKMAQCFKEMPLRDDQEHVLVLSGLWNIAMDQPDDPEFPSLGIFECMQKLIDRGIKDKEWLLSDQNIYIPYYAAHIIGSYTMNKAEFAEKAVNSGVVLPLMELLRRKITWVEQRVAVRALGHLTSHESTFEAIADCEEEIVELAKELASNCLETIYKEFLGVKDIKRLKYHSDLLTRGLGGIELENRKAEEWASQLQCWSLYLLNCFACKERSLHLICKKQFLKDLCGMWGGLENRTSPGGIGLIRSLCNTKIGRETIANIEEVIVSLCNTSRSSDDWQYMAIDSLILLLKDTDTRHKVIDIAAFFLADLVELGGLNGRTKIGEAITQILLQDYHKIKYGGLSLKSQNAEEALKEIWELKVERRKREELISEQELKERKDLVRILKQEGNKKFWSGYIEKAVIKYTKALDLCPLKMRRERIVLYSNRAQGYLLLRNPEAAISDTTRALSLSSTENPHSKSLWRRSQAFDMKGMAKESLMDCLMFINVRIKSEQTEHVKIPYYAARMINKQMNATWIFAGVKSKNKFQEKVDKTMMMDIKENRGMATVLEESLAEKGRGRSKQNKAKRRREKQHVSKGVEK